One stretch of Chryseobacterium indologenes DNA includes these proteins:
- a CDS encoding 4Fe-4S binding protein has product MAIKITDECINCGACEPECPNNAIYEGAVDWKASDGTSLQGTITMPSGLTVDADAAQEPVSDDVYFIVTDKCTECKGFHEEPQCAAVCPVDCCVPDEDHVESEEALLNKKAFLHGE; this is encoded by the coding sequence ATGGCTATTAAAATAACTGATGAATGCATTAACTGTGGGGCTTGTGAACCGGAATGTCCAAACAATGCAATATATGAAGGAGCTGTAGATTGGAAAGCTTCTGACGGAACGTCTCTTCAAGGAACTATTACAATGCCGTCAGGACTTACTGTAGATGCAGATGCAGCACAGGAGCCAGTGAGTGATGATGTATATTTCATTGTAACGGATAAATGTACTGAATGCAAAGGGTTCCATGAAGAACCACAATGTGCAGCGGTATGTCCGGTAGACTGCTGTGTTCCGGACGAGGACCATGTAGAATCTGAAGAGGCACTGCTTAATAAAAAAGCATTCCTACACGGCGAATAA
- a CDS encoding D-2-hydroxyacid dehydrogenase gives MKVLANDGISKAGERALKDAGIEILDNRVAQDHVINFINDNNVDVLLVRSATKVRKDLIDACPGLKIIGRGGIGMDNIDVEYAESKGIKIINTPTASSKSVAELVFGHFIALARFLHESNRLMPLEGETHFNAMKKSFSNAYELSGKTLGVIGFGSIGQEVVKIGIALGMKIQVLTRSPKTEVLTLNFFDGQTVNFEITSTNDMDAFLKESDFISINTPKTKEYIIDTPQFEKMKDGVYIVNTARGGVINEVTLIDFIDSGKVAGAALDVFESEPNPELPLLMNPALSLSPHVGGNTVDAQEKIGIELAEQIIKLQKETIR, from the coding sequence ATGAAAGTTTTAGCAAACGATGGAATCTCAAAAGCAGGAGAAAGGGCTTTAAAAGATGCTGGAATTGAAATTCTGGACAATAGAGTGGCCCAAGATCACGTTATTAATTTTATCAACGATAATAATGTGGACGTTCTTCTTGTAAGAAGTGCAACAAAAGTAAGGAAAGACCTTATTGATGCATGTCCGGGACTTAAAATCATAGGTCGTGGCGGTATTGGAATGGACAATATTGATGTTGAATATGCTGAAAGTAAAGGAATTAAAATAATTAATACTCCTACAGCTTCTTCAAAATCTGTTGCAGAATTGGTTTTCGGACACTTCATTGCATTAGCCAGATTCCTTCACGAATCAAACAGACTGATGCCTTTGGAAGGTGAAACCCATTTCAATGCCATGAAAAAGTCATTCAGTAATGCTTATGAACTTTCAGGAAAAACGCTAGGAGTAATCGGCTTTGGAAGCATTGGCCAGGAAGTCGTGAAAATAGGAATCGCTCTGGGAATGAAAATACAGGTTCTGACAAGAAGTCCAAAAACAGAAGTTCTTACGCTGAATTTCTTTGATGGACAGACAGTGAACTTTGAAATCACTTCCACCAATGATATGGATGCATTCCTTAAAGAATCAGACTTTATCAGTATCAATACTCCCAAAACGAAAGAATACATTATAGACACGCCACAGTTTGAAAAAATGAAGGATGGTGTTTATATTGTAAATACTGCAAGAGGTGGTGTAATCAATGAAGTAACATTAATTGATTTTATTGACTCAGGAAAAGTAGCCGGAGCAGCATTGGACGTATTTGAAAGCGAGCCCAATCCTGAACTTCCCTTACTGATGAATCCTGCACTGTCACTCTCCCCTCATGTAGGTGGAAATACAGTAGATGCGCAAGAGAAAATCGGTATCGAACTTGCAGAACAAATTATTAAGCTACAAAAAGAAACTATAAGATAA
- a CDS encoding thioredoxin family protein has translation MYTELTEDTLQNIVNDNEKVVVQYGATWCGNCRIMKPKFKKLASENDSIPFLYVDAEKLPESRKLAKVDNLPTFAIFKNGELVNQVQSNQAESLINLFNELA, from the coding sequence ATGTACACAGAATTAACCGAAGATACATTACAGAATATCGTAAACGACAACGAAAAAGTAGTTGTTCAATATGGCGCAACATGGTGCGGAAACTGCAGAATCATGAAGCCGAAATTCAAAAAATTAGCATCTGAGAATGACTCTATTCCTTTCTTATATGTAGATGCTGAAAAGCTTCCTGAAAGCAGAAAATTAGCAAAAGTAGACAACTTACCTACATTCGCTATCTTTAAAAATGGTGAATTGGTAAACCAGGTTCAATCTAACCAGGCTGAAAGTTTAATTAACCTTTTTAACGAACTAGCATAA
- a CDS encoding Bax inhibitor-1/YccA family protein produces the protein MMTDVLVAHSSEVEKANFYKKTYLHVALSILAFIGVETVLLKTVPVEIIAMMFQGRFTWLLIIGVFWLASILASKWSLSQSQSTQYLGLGFYIVLEAVIFLPLLYIATNVAGGGNIIFQAATLTVAMFAGISAVAFTSKRDFSFLRNIIIIGGFISIGLIIGGMAFGFNLGLWFSVGMVILASATILYQTSKLKDSYATNQYVGAALQLFASIMLLFWYILNILMSRRS, from the coding sequence ATGATGACAGATGTTTTAGTCGCTCATTCTTCAGAAGTTGAGAAAGCGAATTTTTACAAGAAGACGTATTTGCATGTTGCATTATCGATTCTTGCATTTATTGGAGTGGAGACTGTTTTGCTGAAAACTGTGCCTGTAGAGATTATTGCGATGATGTTTCAGGGAAGATTTACCTGGTTACTGATCATCGGGGTTTTCTGGCTGGCTTCTATTTTAGCATCTAAATGGTCGCTTTCACAAAGTCAATCAACCCAATATCTTGGTTTAGGGTTTTATATTGTACTGGAAGCGGTTATCTTCTTACCATTGCTTTATATTGCTACTAATGTTGCCGGTGGTGGTAATATCATTTTTCAGGCAGCTACTTTAACGGTGGCAATGTTTGCTGGTATTTCTGCGGTTGCTTTTACTTCCAAGAGAGATTTTTCTTTTTTAAGAAATATCATTATTATCGGAGGATTTATTTCTATAGGATTAATCATTGGCGGAATGGCCTTTGGATTTAACCTTGGGTTATGGTTCTCTGTAGGAATGGTGATTCTTGCTTCTGCAACCATTTTATATCAGACAAGTAAGTTAAAAGACTCTTATGCAACGAACCAGTATGTTGGTGCGGCATTGCAGCTTTTTGCTTCTATTATGCTTTTATTCTGGTATATCCTGAATATTCTGATGAGCAGAAGAAGTTAA
- a CDS encoding M28 family peptidase — protein MKKTISFSLLALGTTFLFGQTKEDSIQFNSISTEILNNGKGYDELQELTKNIGHRLSGSDAYEKSVQWAAQKLRDAGADKVWLQEVMIPVWIRGKESLHIKTSNGNWKNLKMLSLGNSEGTGGKDVSGEIIMVKSLDEYNKLPAEKVKDKIVFFNYPFNQGNVQTFISYRESGAYRRTAASLTAKKGGRFAIIRSLSSAFDDVPHTGNMRYEDNIAKIPAVTIGNTTADELETLLKNQKVIAKLNSNCGMRGEKLSHSVIGEITGKKDQSVIVVGGHLDSWDVGEGAHDDGSGIVQSIEVLRTFKKLGLQNNHTIRAVCFANEENGTKGGKQYGKTAKDNNEKHLFAIESDAGGFSPRGISLEMDDNKRNQIKSWVNLFLPYGVYNFEGKYSGSDIAPLHEMGVPTAELVPEPQRYFDIHHTAEDTFEKVNRRELLLGSTVMTQLIYMIDKNW, from the coding sequence ATGAAAAAGACAATCAGCTTCTCACTATTAGCTTTAGGAACAACCTTTTTATTTGGCCAAACCAAAGAAGACTCCATTCAGTTCAATAGCATCTCCACAGAAATCCTTAATAACGGCAAAGGCTATGACGAACTGCAGGAACTCACTAAAAATATCGGTCATCGTTTGAGCGGTTCTGATGCTTACGAAAAATCTGTGCAATGGGCAGCCCAAAAACTGCGTGATGCCGGTGCAGATAAAGTCTGGCTCCAGGAGGTGATGATCCCCGTATGGATAAGAGGAAAAGAATCCCTACACATCAAAACTTCCAACGGAAACTGGAAAAACCTTAAAATGCTTTCCCTGGGAAACTCTGAAGGAACAGGCGGAAAAGATGTTTCCGGAGAGATCATTATGGTAAAATCTCTGGATGAATATAACAAACTTCCTGCTGAAAAGGTAAAAGATAAAATTGTTTTCTTTAATTATCCTTTCAATCAGGGAAATGTACAGACTTTTATTTCCTATCGGGAATCAGGCGCCTACAGAAGAACTGCAGCTTCTTTAACAGCAAAAAAAGGGGGCAGATTTGCGATCATCAGGTCTCTTTCTTCAGCTTTTGACGATGTTCCTCATACAGGAAATATGCGGTATGAAGATAATATAGCTAAAATTCCGGCCGTTACTATCGGAAATACCACAGCAGATGAACTGGAAACTTTATTAAAAAATCAGAAAGTCATAGCAAAATTAAACTCCAATTGTGGAATGAGAGGAGAGAAACTTTCCCACTCCGTAATTGGTGAAATTACAGGTAAAAAGGACCAAAGTGTAATTGTAGTCGGTGGACACCTTGATTCCTGGGATGTAGGAGAAGGCGCTCATGATGACGGTTCCGGAATAGTTCAGAGCATTGAAGTCTTAAGAACCTTCAAAAAATTAGGATTACAGAATAACCACACCATTAGAGCAGTTTGTTTCGCCAACGAAGAAAATGGGACCAAAGGCGGAAAGCAATATGGAAAAACAGCAAAAGACAACAACGAAAAACATCTTTTTGCCATAGAATCAGATGCAGGAGGCTTTTCTCCCCGCGGAATTTCATTGGAAATGGATGATAATAAAAGAAACCAGATCAAAAGTTGGGTAAACTTATTTCTACCTTATGGGGTTTACAACTTCGAAGGAAAATATTCAGGTTCGGATATCGCTCCTCTTCATGAGATGGGTGTCCCAACCGCAGAACTTGTTCCGGAGCCTCAGCGTTATTTTGATATCCACCATACCGCAGAAGATACTTTCGAAAAAGTGAACCGTAGAGAATTACTTTTAGGCTCAACGGTGATGACGCAACTTATTTATATGATTGATAAAAATTGGTAA
- a CDS encoding DUF1015 domain-containing protein, translating to MPVFKPFRGIRPHRDFEDTFPTHPLDNFTQEEIAEKAQVENTYINMIKPYVVSKSKDVDRNLRKIRSTFEELLDEKKLVQDNSAYYLYEQIYPNKQIFRGLLGLASIEDFWNGKIKRHESTIPQKKEKLAHYLEKVNLQAEPVLLTYPANSKIELLMNHEEKNVPIFNHVDTIGIRHKIWRIDNRLKLQQFKEVIDQIDSFYIADGHHRIGSTALNAKKHKDKNKRHNGTELYNFVYSFIVSNQSIKIHDYNRILHDLNGLSSEQFLKELEQYFLIHEKGETSYFPSQKFHISMYLDGKFYSLHVKHDLRSKEMSLDNLDHHLLDKYIFKGILKIEDPDSSDLISYVKGTSNINGINILKEKVDSGEGKVGFGIYPVSFNDMIKISDLKLSMPPKCTFIEPKLITALLMYDMKP from the coding sequence ATGCCTGTTTTTAAACCTTTCCGTGGAATAAGACCTCACAGAGATTTTGAGGATACTTTCCCTACCCATCCACTGGATAATTTTACCCAGGAAGAAATAGCAGAAAAAGCTCAAGTTGAAAATACTTACATCAACATGATAAAGCCTTATGTTGTAAGTAAATCTAAAGATGTAGACCGGAATCTCAGAAAAATTCGTTCCACATTTGAAGAACTTCTGGACGAAAAGAAACTCGTTCAGGACAATTCTGCCTATTATCTTTACGAGCAAATATATCCAAACAAGCAAATTTTCAGAGGACTTTTAGGCCTTGCCAGTATTGAAGATTTCTGGAACGGAAAAATCAAAAGACACGAAAGTACCATTCCTCAGAAAAAAGAAAAACTGGCGCACTACCTTGAAAAAGTAAACCTTCAGGCTGAACCGGTATTGCTAACCTACCCTGCCAACTCGAAAATTGAGTTGCTGATGAACCATGAGGAAAAGAATGTTCCCATCTTCAACCACGTAGATACTATTGGAATCAGACATAAAATCTGGAGAATAGATAACCGTTTGAAACTTCAGCAGTTTAAAGAAGTTATTGATCAGATCGACTCATTCTACATTGCTGACGGACACCATAGAATTGGTTCCACTGCATTAAATGCAAAAAAGCATAAAGACAAAAATAAAAGACATAACGGTACAGAGCTTTATAATTTTGTGTACAGTTTCATCGTTTCCAACCAATCGATCAAAATCCACGATTATAATAGAATCTTACACGATCTGAACGGCCTTTCCAGTGAACAGTTCCTGAAAGAACTTGAACAATATTTTCTAATTCACGAAAAAGGAGAAACATCTTATTTCCCTTCCCAGAAATTCCATATTTCAATGTATCTGGATGGTAAATTCTACTCCCTTCACGTAAAGCACGATCTTCGTTCTAAAGAAATGTCTTTAGATAACCTGGACCATCACTTATTAGACAAATATATCTTCAAAGGTATTTTAAAAATAGAAGATCCGGATAGCTCTGATCTGATTTCTTATGTAAAAGGAACATCCAATATTAACGGAATCAACATTTTAAAAGAAAAGGTAGACAGTGGAGAAGGAAAAGTAGGCTTCGGAATTTACCCTGTAAGTTTTAATGATATGATTAAAATTTCAGACTTAAAATTGAGCATGCCTCCAAAATGCACTTTCATTGAGCCCAAATTGATTACAGCCCTGTTAATGTACGACATGAAACCTTAA
- the serC gene encoding 3-phosphoserine/phosphohydroxythreonine transaminase, translating into MNKKHNFSAGPCILPQEVFEKSAQAILDFNGIGLSLLEISHRSKDFVAVMDEARAIVKRLMNLGDDYEVLYLGSGASMQFAMVPYNLLKVGGKAAYLDTGTWAAGAIKEAKKLGTVDVVGSSKEENYSFIPKNYTVGSEYDYFHCTSNNTIYGTQMKSFPEVDTLMVCDMSSDIFSRQLDFSKFDLIYAGAQKNMGPAGVTLVVIKKEILGKTGRENMLSMLDYSQHISKESMYNTPPVFPIYASLLTLQHLENNGGIAAAEQRNEAKAKLLYDEIDNNPLFETFCVKEDRSLMNVSFKLTDESKKEEFDNAWKAAGISGLNGHRSLGGYRASLYNALPIESVQVLVEVMKSIK; encoded by the coding sequence ATGAACAAAAAGCACAACTTCAGCGCAGGGCCATGTATCTTACCACAAGAGGTATTTGAAAAATCAGCACAGGCAATCTTAGATTTTAACGGTATCGGATTATCTCTTCTTGAAATTTCACACAGAAGTAAAGATTTCGTTGCAGTAATGGATGAAGCACGTGCAATTGTAAAAAGGCTGATGAATCTTGGGGATGATTATGAAGTACTTTATTTAGGAAGCGGCGCAAGCATGCAGTTTGCGATGGTCCCTTACAACCTGTTGAAAGTAGGTGGAAAAGCAGCTTATCTGGATACAGGAACCTGGGCAGCCGGAGCCATCAAAGAAGCCAAAAAACTAGGAACCGTAGATGTAGTAGGTTCTTCAAAAGAAGAAAACTATTCTTTCATTCCTAAAAACTATACAGTAGGTTCAGAATACGATTATTTTCACTGCACCTCCAACAATACTATTTATGGAACTCAAATGAAATCTTTCCCTGAAGTGGACACACTGATGGTATGTGATATGAGTTCTGATATTTTCTCAAGACAACTGGATTTTTCAAAATTTGATTTAATTTATGCCGGAGCTCAGAAAAACATGGGACCTGCAGGAGTTACTTTAGTAGTGATCAAAAAAGAAATCCTTGGAAAAACAGGAAGAGAAAACATGCTGTCTATGCTTGATTATTCTCAGCATATTTCCAAAGAGTCTATGTATAATACTCCACCGGTATTCCCAATCTATGCATCTCTGTTAACATTGCAGCACCTTGAAAACAACGGTGGAATTGCTGCTGCAGAACAAAGAAACGAGGCAAAAGCTAAACTTCTATATGATGAAATAGACAACAATCCCTTATTTGAAACCTTCTGTGTGAAAGAAGACCGTTCATTAATGAATGTTTCTTTCAAATTGACAGACGAAAGCAAAAAAGAAGAGTTTGATAATGCATGGAAAGCTGCAGGCATCAGCGGACTTAACGGCCACAGAAGTCTTGGCGGATACAGAGCCAGCTTATACAACGCCCTACCTATAGAAAGCGTACAGGTATTAGTGGAAGTAATGAAATCTATCAAATAA
- a CDS encoding M28 family peptidase, giving the protein MKKIFIILPLFLSGFLFSQKKIQKKPAGRTAIPVKLNYHDEFKKISDEIMTNGRAYENLGELTKGIGPRFSATPGYTKAVEWAEKKLKEIGINMIWRQEAKAPIWIRGKESLQIKADNGEWKNIRMLSFGNSEGTGGKDLTGEIVLINSTSELNALSIGQLKDKIVFVNVPMDPKIINTSDSYLQTAKSKLISASVIAKTGAKALIIRSLTTANDDTPHAKMIYYEPDDKVKIPALSIGVRSADELEKTLKKQKVTAKINMAAESKGSTTNPNIIAEIQGKKDSKVIVLGAQLDSWDVGEGAIDDGTGVVQCIEVLRTLKALGYENNHTIRVVLYANSENGGQGREMYAAYVKKRDEKHIFALGTDAGGYSPRGFSLDMSPQRRRLISPWKEYFLPYGIYDFDQTEAIQDISPLKKLDIPLAELVVDTQRYFDYHHSEQDTFDKVNKRELLLGTVAITQMIFMVDKNW; this is encoded by the coding sequence ATGAAAAAAATATTCATTATACTTCCACTCTTTTTGAGTGGATTTTTATTTTCTCAAAAAAAAATCCAGAAAAAGCCTGCCGGTAGAACTGCAATTCCTGTAAAATTAAATTACCATGATGAATTCAAAAAGATCTCAGACGAGATCATGACCAATGGTAGGGCTTATGAAAATCTTGGAGAACTTACAAAAGGGATAGGGCCACGTTTCAGTGCCACTCCCGGTTATACAAAAGCCGTTGAATGGGCTGAAAAAAAGCTCAAGGAAATTGGCATTAATATGATTTGGAGACAGGAAGCCAAAGCTCCAATCTGGATCAGAGGGAAAGAATCTTTACAGATAAAGGCAGATAATGGCGAATGGAAAAATATCAGAATGCTTTCTTTCGGAAACTCTGAAGGGACAGGCGGAAAAGATCTTACAGGTGAAATTGTTTTAATTAACTCTACCTCTGAGCTTAATGCGCTGTCAATAGGCCAGCTAAAAGACAAAATAGTTTTTGTGAACGTTCCCATGGATCCGAAAATTATTAATACCAGTGATTCCTATTTACAAACTGCAAAATCAAAATTAATTTCAGCATCTGTTATTGCTAAAACAGGAGCAAAAGCATTAATCATAAGATCATTAACAACCGCTAATGATGATACACCACATGCCAAAATGATTTACTATGAACCAGATGATAAAGTGAAAATTCCAGCTTTGTCAATAGGAGTAAGATCAGCAGATGAGCTGGAAAAGACATTGAAGAAGCAAAAAGTCACAGCTAAGATCAACATGGCAGCCGAATCAAAAGGCAGCACTACCAATCCAAATATCATTGCTGAAATTCAGGGTAAAAAAGATTCTAAAGTGATTGTTTTAGGAGCTCAGCTTGATTCATGGGATGTAGGTGAAGGAGCGATTGATGATGGAACCGGAGTCGTTCAGTGTATCGAAGTGCTAAGAACATTAAAAGCACTTGGGTACGAGAATAATCACACCATCCGCGTCGTTCTATATGCCAACAGTGAAAACGGAGGACAAGGCCGTGAAATGTATGCTGCTTATGTGAAAAAGAGAGACGAGAAACATATATTCGCTTTAGGAACAGATGCCGGAGGTTATTCTCCACGGGGCTTTTCTTTAGATATGTCCCCTCAGAGAAGAAGATTGATATCTCCGTGGAAAGAATATTTCCTTCCTTATGGTATTTATGATTTTGATCAAACAGAGGCCATTCAGGACATCTCTCCGTTAAAAAAACTTGATATTCCTTTAGCAGAACTTGTTGTAGACACCCAAAGATATTTTGATTATCATCATTCTGAACAGGATACTTTTGACAAAGTGAATAAAAGAGAACTTCTTCTTGGCACAGTGGCCATCACACAAATGATTTTTATGGTTGATAAAAACTGGTAA
- a CDS encoding peptidylprolyl isomerase, producing MKNIFLGLAIVGSQLIFAQKVVGLKVENNQKKEQPATISKDKVNIYNDNFQNFIKALQSSDYKAVNETLSDKVKEIVTEDVLKKVKDGIDANKKLDILKVGYYVTMDGISHPNIKYKYAGDSSSKEVISAVFEDDGKILGVLPAKKDK from the coding sequence ATGAAAAATATATTTTTAGGTCTGGCGATTGTTGGCTCACAGTTGATATTTGCTCAGAAAGTGGTAGGGCTGAAGGTTGAGAACAATCAAAAGAAAGAGCAGCCGGCTACTATCAGTAAGGATAAAGTCAATATTTATAATGATAATTTCCAAAATTTTATCAAAGCTTTGCAGTCTTCGGATTATAAAGCTGTAAACGAAACGCTTTCTGATAAAGTAAAGGAAATTGTGACTGAAGACGTTCTTAAAAAAGTAAAGGATGGTATTGATGCCAATAAAAAGCTTGATATTTTAAAAGTAGGGTATTATGTAACTATGGATGGTATCAGTCATCCCAATATTAAATACAAATATGCCGGAGATTCCTCGTCAAAAGAAGTGATAAGTGCTGTATTTGAGGATGATGGAAAGATTCTCGGGGTATTGCCTGCTAAAAAGGATAAATAA
- a CDS encoding DUF6952 family protein — MKLPVIRQFYQNQTPENLEKTLEVLESFCEFRGTSEEDLNVAGELITNICGALEVHANVQNGMSEKDALNSFAQKVLGSIDK; from the coding sequence ATGAAATTACCCGTAATCAGACAATTCTATCAGAATCAGACTCCTGAGAACCTAGAAAAAACATTAGAAGTTCTTGAAAGCTTCTGTGAATTCAGAGGAACAAGTGAAGAGGATTTAAATGTTGCAGGAGAGCTTATTACCAATATCTGCGGAGCTTTAGAAGTTCACGCTAACGTACAGAACGGAATGAGCGAAAAAGATGCTTTAAACTCTTTTGCACAAAAGGTTTTAGGATCTATTGATAAGTAG
- a CDS encoding peroxiredoxin, whose translation MSLVGKKFPNLTIDAMSEMGDDLRINILEEATNNQQKVLLFWYPKDFTFVCPTELHAFQEALGEFEKRNTKVIGASCDTNEVHFAWLNTPKDNGGIEGVTYPLLADTHRQLANTLGIVDQDFEYNEEGEEIFTGSNVTYRATYLIDETGKIFHEAVNDMPLGRNVKEFLRLIDAYTHVQKHGEVCPANWEEGKDAMKADRTSTAEYLAKN comes from the coding sequence ATGTCTTTAGTAGGAAAAAAATTCCCGAATTTAACAATCGACGCAATGTCTGAAATGGGTGACGATTTAAGAATCAACATCCTTGAAGAAGCTACTAACAACCAACAAAAAGTTCTTTTGTTCTGGTACCCTAAAGATTTCACTTTTGTATGTCCTACTGAGCTTCACGCTTTCCAGGAGGCTTTAGGTGAATTCGAAAAAAGAAATACTAAAGTAATTGGTGCATCTTGTGACACAAACGAAGTACACTTCGCTTGGTTAAACACACCAAAAGATAACGGAGGTATCGAAGGGGTAACTTATCCACTTTTAGCTGATACTCACAGACAATTAGCAAACACTTTAGGAATTGTAGATCAGGATTTCGAATACAATGAAGAAGGAGAAGAAATCTTCACAGGTTCTAACGTAACTTACAGAGCGACTTACCTTATCGACGAAACTGGAAAAATCTTCCACGAAGCGGTAAACGATATGCCTCTAGGTAGAAACGTAAAAGAATTCTTAAGATTAATTGACGCTTACACTCACGTTCAAAAACACGGTGAAGTGTGCCCTGCAAACTGGGAAGAAGGGAAAGATGCCATGAAAGCTGACAGAACTTCTACTGCAGAATACTTAGCTAAGAACTAA
- a CDS encoding acyl-CoA reductase: MNTENQVLGLIKLSDYIKAFLDKKTEDHNEDDANIELLLKKSEIENPWFTVDNQKFALKQWSDLLTEENIKNWLKNYSISKISKKVGLILAGNIPLVGFHDVISVVLSNHIPLIKLSSKDKYLIPFLLKKWKEFSGDQVQFEFVEKLENFDAVIATGSNNTARYLEYYFKNHLNIIRKNRTSIAVLKGDETDEELQLLAKDIFQYFGLGCRNVTRIFIPQEFVIDRLFENFLGFQDIINHNKYANNYDYNRAVYLLNLEKFWDNNFVMLKEDDKLFSPLSVINFSRYESLDDVKKFIAENEENIQCVVAKEELGLNSISFGEAQNPGLETYADNVDTMKFLELV, from the coding sequence ATGAATACCGAAAATCAAGTTTTAGGACTTATTAAATTAAGTGATTATATAAAAGCGTTTTTAGATAAGAAAACGGAAGATCACAACGAAGATGATGCAAATATTGAATTATTATTAAAAAAATCTGAAATAGAAAATCCATGGTTTACTGTTGATAATCAGAAATTTGCTTTGAAACAATGGTCAGATCTTCTTACGGAGGAAAATATTAAAAACTGGCTTAAAAATTATTCAATCTCGAAAATTTCCAAGAAAGTTGGACTTATTTTAGCTGGAAATATTCCTTTAGTAGGATTTCATGACGTGATTTCTGTTGTATTAAGTAATCATATTCCTTTAATTAAGCTGTCATCTAAGGATAAGTATCTGATTCCGTTTTTGTTAAAGAAATGGAAAGAGTTTTCCGGTGACCAGGTGCAGTTTGAATTTGTGGAAAAATTAGAGAACTTTGATGCCGTTATTGCTACCGGAAGTAATAATACAGCAAGATATCTTGAGTATTATTTTAAAAATCATTTAAATATTATCCGTAAAAACAGAACTTCTATAGCTGTTTTAAAAGGTGATGAAACTGATGAAGAACTACAGCTTTTAGCAAAAGATATTTTCCAGTATTTTGGGCTTGGATGCAGAAATGTAACGAGAATCTTTATTCCTCAGGAATTTGTAATCGACCGATTATTCGAAAACTTTTTAGGGTTCCAGGATATTATTAATCATAATAAATATGCTAATAATTATGATTACAACAGAGCGGTTTATCTTTTAAATCTGGAGAAATTCTGGGATAACAATTTTGTGATGCTGAAAGAAGATGATAAGTTGTTCAGCCCGCTTTCTGTGATTAATTTCAGCCGTTACGAATCATTGGATGATGTTAAAAAATTTATTGCTGAAAATGAAGAAAATATTCAGTGTGTAGTGGCTAAAGAAGAGCTTGGATTGAATTCAATTTCTTTTGGAGAGGCACAAAATCCGGGTCTTGAGACGTATGCAGATAATGTAGATACTATGAAATTTTTAGAACTGGTCTGA